From the genome of Virgibacillus siamensis, one region includes:
- a CDS encoding DUF2768 domain-containing protein, giving the protein MSQSMMNMWISFVGMALLLLSIGLIVLSRNKLKGWLAGIVSVLAYLCLMLGGIIILYIVFSGPTS; this is encoded by the coding sequence ATGTCACAAAGCATGATGAATATGTGGATATCATTTGTCGGTATGGCACTCCTTCTGCTTTCGATCGGACTCATTGTATTAAGCAGGAATAAACTGAAAGGCTGGCTTGCAGGTATCGTATCAGTACTAGCCTATCTTTGTTTAATGCTTGGAGGAATAATTATTTTATATATTGTCTTTAGCGGACCGACAAGTTAG
- a CDS encoding stage VI sporulation protein F has translation MSESRNDPFDKIQQQANVNPDQIYKVAESVKHADFSDEKTVRMLIQRLSKIAGKPISKAKEDKIVESITNNNMPTDMQTLNQLFKK, from the coding sequence GTGAGTGAATCCCGAAATGATCCATTTGACAAAATTCAGCAGCAGGCAAATGTAAATCCGGACCAAATATATAAAGTGGCTGAATCTGTCAAGCATGCCGATTTTTCGGATGAAAAAACAGTGAGAATGTTGATTCAGAGGCTTTCAAAGATTGCCGGAAAGCCTATTTCAAAGGCTAAAGAAGATAAAATTGTGGAATCCATAACGAACAACAACATGCCTACAGATATGCAGACTTTGAATCAACTGTTTAAAAAGTAG
- a CDS encoding NAD(P)H-dependent glycerol-3-phosphate dehydrogenase, whose protein sequence is MSKVAVLGAGSWGTALSIVLSDNGHDVRLWTHRKEQADLINRTHRNESYLNVEIPSQIKAFDSLKEAINGVTAIVLVVPTKAIREVCGQLNPIVENNTTIIHATKGIEPESLKRVSQIISEEMDAYSYEDIVVLSGPSHAEEVGKRLPTTVTVSSLDSGNAELAQDLFINESFRVYTSPDVVGIELGGALKNIIALGAGISDGLGYGDNAKAALITRGLAEITRLGASLGANPLSFLGLPGVGDLIVTCTSVHSRNWRAGNLLGKGKKLDEVLEQMGMVVEGVRTAKAAHQFAQEQKIEMPITDGIYEILFNNKNPRDIVEQLMNRNKREEMDDLADLIGGNYSK, encoded by the coding sequence TTGAGTAAAGTAGCTGTATTAGGTGCTGGAAGCTGGGGAACAGCACTCAGTATTGTTCTGTCTGACAATGGTCATGATGTACGATTATGGACACACCGTAAAGAACAGGCAGATCTAATTAATCGAACACACCGAAACGAAAGTTATTTAAACGTGGAGATCCCTTCCCAAATAAAGGCATTTGATAGTTTAAAGGAAGCCATTAATGGCGTAACAGCAATCGTTCTTGTGGTTCCAACAAAAGCAATCCGGGAAGTATGCGGACAATTGAATCCTATTGTGGAAAATAATACTACAATTATTCACGCCACAAAGGGTATTGAACCTGAATCCCTGAAACGTGTGTCGCAAATAATCAGTGAGGAAATGGATGCATATAGTTATGAAGATATTGTTGTACTGTCTGGTCCAAGTCACGCGGAAGAGGTAGGCAAAAGATTACCGACAACAGTTACTGTCTCATCATTGGACAGCGGTAATGCCGAACTTGCTCAAGATTTATTTATCAATGAATCATTTCGGGTTTATACAAGTCCGGACGTTGTTGGGATTGAACTTGGAGGTGCATTGAAGAACATCATTGCACTTGGTGCAGGAATATCGGATGGATTGGGGTATGGTGATAATGCCAAAGCAGCATTAATTACAAGGGGGCTAGCAGAAATTACCCGTCTGGGTGCATCCCTTGGTGCCAATCCATTATCATTTTTGGGATTACCGGGTGTAGGTGATCTGATTGTTACATGTACAAGTGTACACAGCCGTAACTGGCGAGCGGGTAACCTGCTCGGAAAAGGCAAAAAACTCGATGAAGTATTGGAACAGATGGGGATGGTGGTTGAAGGAGTACGTACCGCAAAGGCAGCCCATCAGTTTGCACAGGAACAGAAAATTGAAATGCCGATTACAGATGGTATTTATGAGATATTATTTAATAATAAAAACCCACGTGACATCGTTGAACAACTGATGAATCGAAATAAGCGGGAAGAAATGGATGATCTTGCAGATTTGATAGGCGGAAATTATTCCAAATAA
- the der gene encoding ribosome biogenesis GTPase Der: MRKSAVAIVGRPNVGKSTIFNRLVGERISIVEDIPGVTRDRIYAEGEWLTTTFNLIDTGGIDVGDEPLLVQMRQQAEVAIDEADVIIFLLNGREGITAADEEVAKLLYKSNKPVVVGVNKMDNPEMRQEIYEYYSLGFGEPYPISGSHGLGLGDLLDEVVKHFPEIDSEEDREDTIYFSLIGRPNVGKSSLVNAMLNEERVIVSEMEGTTRDAVDTHLQKDGQDYVIIDTAGMRKRGRVYETTEKYSVMRALKAIERSDVVLVLIDAETGIREQDKKIAGYAHDAGRAIIIVVNKWDTVESSDKAMREFEKKVRAHFQFLDYAPIVFLSAKTKKRLHTLIPSIRTASENHAKRIQTNVLNDVIMDALAMNPTPTVKGRRLKVLYATQVAVKPPSFVVFVNDPDLMHFTYKRFLENKIRDAFGFTGTPIKIFARRRQ, translated from the coding sequence ATGAGGAAATCTGCAGTTGCGATAGTGGGCAGACCTAACGTTGGCAAATCAACTATTTTCAACCGCCTTGTCGGAGAAAGAATTTCAATCGTTGAAGACATTCCAGGTGTGACAAGGGATCGGATATATGCAGAGGGGGAGTGGCTTACAACCACCTTTAATTTGATTGATACCGGCGGAATTGACGTCGGAGATGAACCATTGCTCGTACAAATGCGGCAGCAAGCTGAGGTTGCAATCGATGAAGCTGATGTCATTATTTTCTTATTGAATGGCAGAGAAGGTATAACTGCAGCAGATGAAGAAGTTGCCAAATTGTTATATAAATCGAATAAGCCGGTAGTTGTTGGTGTAAACAAAATGGACAATCCGGAAATGCGGCAGGAAATATATGAATATTATTCACTCGGTTTCGGGGAACCATATCCAATTTCCGGTTCACATGGATTGGGATTAGGCGATTTGCTTGATGAAGTCGTGAAGCATTTTCCTGAAATTGATAGTGAGGAAGATCGTGAAGATACGATTTACTTCAGCCTGATTGGCAGGCCAAATGTAGGTAAATCTTCTCTTGTTAATGCTATGCTGAATGAAGAAAGGGTCATTGTCAGCGAAATGGAAGGTACTACAAGAGATGCTGTTGACACACATCTGCAAAAGGACGGACAGGATTATGTCATCATTGATACTGCTGGCATGCGCAAAAGAGGCAGAGTGTACGAAACGACTGAAAAATATAGTGTAATGCGTGCACTGAAGGCAATCGAAAGGTCTGATGTTGTTCTTGTCCTAATTGATGCTGAAACTGGAATCAGAGAACAGGACAAAAAAATCGCAGGCTATGCACATGATGCTGGACGGGCAATTATTATTGTCGTCAACAAATGGGATACAGTTGAATCCAGTGATAAAGCAATGCGGGAATTCGAAAAAAAGGTCAGAGCACATTTTCAGTTTCTTGATTATGCGCCAATTGTTTTTCTTTCGGCCAAAACCAAAAAAAGATTGCATACACTGATTCCTTCCATAAGGACTGCAAGTGAAAATCATGCAAAACGCATACAGACAAATGTTTTAAATGATGTAATTATGGATGCACTGGCGATGAATCCAACGCCAACTGTTAAAGGAAGACGACTGAAGGTGCTTTATGCGACTCAAGTGGCTGTTAAACCGCCAAGTTTTGTTGTTTTCGTTAATGATCCTGATTTAATGCACTTTACGTATAAACGATTTCTTGAAAATAAAATACGGGATGCATTTGGATTTACAGGTACACCAATAAAAATATTCGCAAGAAGACGTCAATAA
- the rpsA gene encoding 30S ribosomal protein S1, whose protein sequence is MSEYNNEIPELNVGELITGTVVKVEEKQVLVDIGYKTEGIVPISELSNLHIEKAGDVVKENDELSLQIKKIEDDEVILSKKAVDADKAWESLAKKFENDEVFETEIKDIVKGGLVVDVGLRGFIPASLVETYFVEDFSDYKNEVMRVKIIDLNREQNRVILSHRDVIQDEADTKKQQLLQELDAGQVLEGTVQRITSFGAFVDLGGIDGLVHISQLAHEHVEKTSDVVSEGDTIKVEILSVDRDNERISLSRKKTLPGPWTDIEEKVSKGDVLEGKVKRLVSFGAFIEVLPGVEGLVHISQIANRHIGTPQEVLDTGQTVKVKVLDVSEADQRISLSIKELEAEQEAQEFKKYEKDDDQLGFQVGDFIGDKLDKYKS, encoded by the coding sequence ATGAGTGAATATAATAATGAAATACCGGAACTGAACGTGGGTGAACTTATCACGGGAACCGTTGTTAAAGTGGAGGAAAAACAGGTTCTTGTTGATATTGGATATAAAACGGAAGGTATCGTACCAATAAGTGAATTGTCCAACCTCCATATTGAAAAAGCCGGTGATGTGGTGAAGGAGAATGATGAACTCTCATTGCAGATCAAAAAGATTGAAGACGATGAGGTCATTTTATCCAAAAAGGCTGTAGATGCAGACAAAGCTTGGGAATCACTTGCCAAAAAGTTTGAGAATGATGAAGTATTTGAAACAGAAATTAAGGATATTGTAAAAGGCGGACTGGTTGTTGATGTGGGTCTGCGCGGTTTTATTCCAGCCTCATTGGTTGAAACGTATTTTGTTGAAGATTTTTCAGATTATAAAAATGAGGTTATGCGAGTAAAAATTATTGATCTTAACAGGGAACAGAATCGGGTTATTTTGTCACATCGAGACGTTATTCAGGATGAGGCAGACACGAAAAAACAACAATTGCTGCAAGAACTGGATGCAGGACAAGTACTTGAAGGTACTGTACAACGCATCACAAGTTTTGGTGCGTTTGTGGACCTTGGGGGCATTGACGGACTTGTGCATATTTCCCAACTTGCACATGAGCATGTGGAAAAAACTTCGGATGTTGTATCTGAAGGAGATACAATAAAGGTGGAAATTTTATCAGTTGATCGCGACAATGAACGAATTTCCCTGTCCCGTAAAAAAACACTTCCGGGACCTTGGACAGATATAGAGGAAAAGGTATCAAAGGGAGATGTGCTTGAAGGAAAGGTAAAACGTCTTGTGAGTTTTGGTGCATTCATCGAAGTTCTGCCCGGGGTAGAAGGTCTTGTTCATATTTCGCAAATTGCCAACAGACATATCGGTACACCACAAGAAGTTTTGGATACAGGACAAACGGTTAAAGTAAAAGTTTTGGATGTAAGTGAAGCTGACCAGCGAATTTCCCTTTCCATTAAGGAACTGGAAGCGGAGCAGGAAGCACAGGAGTTCAAAAAATATGAAAAAGATGACGATCAGCTTGGCTTTCAAGTCGGTGATTTCATCGGTGATAAATTGGATAAATATAAATCATAA
- a CDS encoding lysophospholipid acyltransferase family protein: protein MSLYKFAKTVVAILLFPIYRFKVIGKENVPKHGPVIICSNHISNLDPPVVGITSPRDIYFMAKGELFEKKILGKLLIKIHAFPVKRGMGDRNALRKGLGILKENETLGLFPEGTRSKTGTVGKGLAGAGFFALRSKAKIVPCAIIGPYKPGKRLTVIYGKPMDIETYRENKSSAKDTTEAIMGEIKKLIDNHNS from the coding sequence ATGAGCCTATATAAATTTGCTAAAACAGTGGTGGCAATCCTTCTGTTCCCGATATACCGATTCAAGGTTATCGGTAAAGAAAATGTACCCAAACATGGCCCGGTAATCATTTGTTCCAATCATATTTCCAATCTGGATCCTCCTGTTGTGGGAATCACCTCCCCTCGGGATATTTATTTTATGGCAAAAGGTGAATTGTTTGAAAAAAAAATTCTGGGGAAACTGCTTATTAAAATCCATGCATTTCCAGTAAAACGAGGGATGGGTGACCGAAATGCGCTTCGCAAAGGCCTGGGAATATTGAAGGAGAACGAAACATTGGGACTTTTTCCGGAAGGAACACGAAGTAAAACCGGAACAGTGGGAAAAGGTCTGGCAGGTGCAGGTTTTTTCGCGTTACGTTCAAAAGCAAAGATTGTACCTTGTGCGATAATCGGACCCTATAAACCAGGAAAACGACTAACGGTCATCTATGGAAAACCGATGGATATAGAAACCTATCGGGAAAACAAGTCTTCAGCAAAAGATACAACAGAAGCTATAATGGGTGAAATAAAAAAATTAATCGATAATCACAATTCCTGA
- the cmk gene encoding (d)CMP kinase translates to MNTAEIAIAIDGPAAAGKSTVAKIAAQKLNYIYVDTGAMYRALTLKSLNSGVDVDDERLLGDLLKQTEIELVQGEQNQHVMLDGKDVTDEIRTEQVTNHVSYVAKHPEIRREMVNRQQRMAEKRGVVMDGRDIGTHVLPNAEVKIFLIASVEERARRRHKENLQKGFSSDLETLKKEIEQRDLLDSQRKASPLLKAEDAIEIDTTSYTIVEVADKILEEVYNVMGTRGD, encoded by the coding sequence ATGAATACAGCTGAAATAGCGATAGCAATTGATGGACCTGCGGCTGCAGGGAAAAGTACTGTTGCGAAAATCGCAGCCCAAAAACTTAACTATATCTATGTTGATACAGGCGCGATGTATCGGGCATTAACATTAAAGTCACTTAATAGCGGGGTAGACGTTGATGATGAGCGTCTTCTTGGTGATCTGTTAAAACAGACTGAAATTGAACTGGTTCAAGGGGAACAGAATCAGCATGTTATGTTGGATGGAAAAGATGTAACAGATGAAATTCGGACAGAACAGGTTACAAATCATGTTTCTTATGTTGCCAAACATCCTGAAATACGAAGAGAAATGGTCAACCGTCAGCAGCGGATGGCCGAAAAACGCGGAGTAGTTATGGATGGAAGGGATATTGGAACCCACGTACTGCCCAACGCCGAAGTGAAAATTTTCCTGATAGCGAGTGTGGAAGAACGCGCAAGAAGAAGACATAAGGAAAATTTGCAAAAAGGGTTTTCATCTGATTTGGAAACACTGAAAAAGGAAATCGAACAACGCGATTTATTAGATTCACAGCGGAAAGCCTCACCACTCTTAAAAGCGGAGGATGCCATTGAAATTGATACAACGTCTTATACCATCGTCGAAGTGGCAGATAAAATTTTGGAAGAAGTTTATAACGTAATGGGAACAAGAGGAGATTGA
- the ypeB gene encoding germination protein YpeB: MIRWILIGVLTIGIAATAVWGYQEHQEKNDILVQAENDYQRAFHELTYHVDLLNDKIGTALAMNSRKSLSPQLVEIWRLASQANSDVGQLPLVLMPFNKTEEFLSEIGDFTYKTAVRDLGKKPLTDKEVSRLENLYKQSKDIKNELRKVQNVVLEENLRWMDVQMALATGDEQSDNTIVDGFKTVEKKVEGYSESNVDSPLSGTSSKEHNYQFLKGENTISKEEALQRSKKIFQVNNTDHIKITKSGKGSDLPIYSISYRNDDKNAYMDMSQQGGHPISLLVNRKIGKQKISLNEGMEKAKSYLQQNDFEKMQIFQSNQYDNIGVYSFLYNQDGVRVYSDAVEVKVALDNGDLLGFTAKNYFMNHKKRNIPEPKISAKEAKSHVNPDVKINEKHLAIIDNDMGKEVLTYEFLGVLGNETYRIFINAKDGTEEKVEKLDGKEVDFSAVS; encoded by the coding sequence ATGATACGTTGGATTTTAATCGGAGTTCTAACAATAGGAATAGCAGCAACCGCTGTCTGGGGATATCAGGAGCATCAGGAAAAGAATGACATCCTCGTTCAGGCGGAAAATGATTACCAGCGTGCATTTCACGAACTTACTTATCATGTTGATTTGTTGAATGATAAAATCGGAACGGCACTGGCAATGAACTCCAGAAAAAGCTTGTCCCCACAGTTAGTGGAAATATGGCGGCTGGCATCACAGGCTAACTCTGATGTTGGACAGCTCCCGCTCGTATTGATGCCATTTAACAAAACCGAGGAATTTCTGTCCGAGATTGGTGATTTTACGTATAAAACTGCGGTCAGGGATTTGGGTAAGAAGCCATTAACCGATAAGGAAGTATCAAGGCTTGAGAATCTCTACAAACAATCCAAAGATATCAAAAATGAATTGCGTAAGGTACAAAATGTTGTATTGGAAGAGAATTTGCGCTGGATGGATGTGCAAATGGCCCTTGCTACAGGGGATGAACAATCCGACAACACGATTGTTGATGGATTTAAAACGGTTGAAAAGAAGGTGGAGGGGTACAGTGAAAGCAATGTAGACTCACCACTTTCCGGAACTTCCTCCAAAGAACATAATTATCAGTTTTTAAAAGGGGAAAACACGATTAGTAAAGAGGAAGCGTTGCAGCGAAGCAAAAAAATCTTCCAGGTAAACAATACAGATCATATCAAAATTACCAAAAGCGGAAAGGGTTCAGACTTACCAATCTACAGTATTTCGTATCGCAATGACGACAAAAATGCTTATATGGACATGTCGCAACAAGGAGGACATCCTATTTCGCTGCTTGTTAACCGTAAAATCGGGAAACAAAAAATCAGTTTGAATGAAGGCATGGAAAAAGCAAAATCATACTTGCAGCAAAATGATTTTGAAAAGATGCAAATTTTCCAGAGCAATCAGTATGATAACATTGGTGTTTACTCCTTTTTATATAATCAGGATGGTGTACGTGTATATTCCGATGCAGTTGAGGTTAAAGTCGCCCTGGATAACGGTGATCTCCTTGGTTTTACTGCCAAAAATTATTTTATGAATCATAAAAAGCGGAATATACCGGAACCTAAAATTTCTGCAAAAGAAGCAAAAAGCCATGTAAATCCTGATGTAAAAATAAATGAAAAACACCTTGCGATAATTGACAATGATATGGGAAAAGAAGTACTGACATATGAATTTCTTGGAGTACTGGGTAATGAAACCTACCGTATTTTTATCAATGCGAAGGATGGGACAGAAGAAAAGGTTGAAAAGTTGGATGGAAAGGAAGTTGACTTTTCTGCAGTTTCCTAA
- the sleB gene encoding spore cortex-lytic enzyme, with protein sequence MNQAEAFSPQVIQHGATGDDVIELQARLQYLGFYNGEIDGVFGWGTYWALRNFQYEFGLKVDGLAGPVTKNKLVEESKYDKQYVKSQIRSGNEFTYYGGVDRSKQSAPSQQGNNNTATQPTKQAKPKPTAVNVPQGYSQNDIKLMANAVHGESRGEPYVGQVAVAAVILNRVESSTFPNTISGVIFEPRAFTAVADGQIWLTPNETSKQAVMDAINGWDPSGGALYYFNPETATSDWIWSRPQIKKIGKHIFCK encoded by the coding sequence ATGAATCAGGCAGAGGCATTTAGCCCGCAAGTAATCCAGCATGGTGCAACAGGTGATGATGTCATTGAACTTCAGGCAAGACTTCAATATTTAGGATTCTACAATGGAGAAATTGATGGCGTCTTTGGATGGGGGACCTACTGGGCATTAAGAAACTTTCAATATGAATTTGGACTGAAAGTGGATGGATTGGCCGGCCCGGTAACCAAAAATAAACTGGTCGAGGAGAGTAAATACGATAAGCAATATGTCAAAAGTCAAATTAGAAGCGGTAATGAATTCACCTACTATGGCGGTGTTGACCGATCAAAACAGTCAGCACCATCACAACAAGGCAATAATAATACTGCCACACAGCCGACAAAACAGGCAAAACCTAAACCTACTGCGGTAAACGTGCCTCAAGGATATTCACAGAATGATATTAAACTGATGGCAAATGCCGTTCACGGAGAATCAAGGGGTGAGCCGTATGTCGGTCAGGTAGCTGTTGCCGCGGTAATTTTAAATCGTGTTGAAAGTTCTACATTCCCTAATACTATATCGGGTGTGATTTTTGAGCCTAGGGCGTTCACTGCAGTAGCAGATGGGCAAATTTGGCTGACACCGAATGAAACGTCCAAGCAGGCAGTAATGGATGCAATAAACGGATGGGATCCTTCCGGGGGAGCACTATATTATTTCAATCCGGAAACTGCAACATCGGATTGGATATGGTCACGCCCTCAAATCAAAAAAATTGGCAAGCATATATTCTGTAAATAG
- the prsW gene encoding glutamic-type intramembrane protease PrsW: MLAIISASIAPVFALMSFFYLKDRFSEPISLIVKTFISGAILVFPIMFIQYAFQVENFSDNNFVQSFLLIGFFEEFFKWFIFIYVIYHHTEFDAHYDGIIYAVSISLGFATIENVLYLVTNGIEYAFSRALFPVSSHALFGVIMGYYFGKAKMTDFHKKWNVTLAFILPFLLHGTYNFILKTVSSDWLGLLVPFMIILWVVCINRMKAANQPDKLKKI, encoded by the coding sequence TTGCTTGCAATAATATCAGCCAGTATTGCACCTGTATTCGCGCTGATGTCGTTCTTTTATCTAAAGGATCGTTTTTCAGAGCCTATTTCTTTAATCGTTAAAACGTTCATCTCCGGCGCGATTCTTGTCTTTCCAATTATGTTTATTCAATATGCGTTTCAAGTCGAGAATTTCAGCGATAATAATTTTGTCCAATCGTTCCTGCTAATTGGCTTTTTTGAAGAATTTTTTAAATGGTTTATATTTATTTATGTGATCTATCATCATACCGAATTTGATGCACACTATGACGGCATTATTTATGCTGTTTCCATAAGTCTTGGCTTTGCTACTATTGAAAATGTATTATATTTGGTCACAAACGGAATAGAGTACGCTTTTTCAAGAGCACTATTTCCCGTTTCATCGCATGCATTATTTGGCGTGATTATGGGTTATTATTTTGGAAAAGCCAAAATGACGGACTTTCATAAAAAGTGGAACGTAACCCTCGCGTTTATACTGCCGTTTCTTCTTCATGGGACATATAATTTTATCCTTAAAACGGTATCAAGTGATTGGCTCGGACTATTGGTCCCGTTTATGATTATACTATGGGTTGTTTGTATAAACAGAATGAAAGCTGCCAATCAGCCGGATAAGTTGAAAAAGATTTAA